CTGTTCGCGCTGGGCCAGCCCCAGCACGGTATCCAGCACCATCGGGATCAGATGGACGTGCTGATGGCCATCAAGATGAATTTCGTTCGTTCCAGTGAGCTGCTGGTAGCGACTGATTTGCTGGCGGAGGCTGCGCCGAATTTGTGGCTTCAGTCGGCGTCGTTGCCAGGGCAACCATGAGGCTAGGAGTAAGCGTCCAAAGCTTGTTGGTAGGTCCACATTGGCGGAGTCTCCAGGACCTTCCGTGAGGCAGAGATGGAGGTAAAGCGCTGGAGGATTCGGTAGTTGTCGCCAGGTGTCAGTTGCTGTCTTGGCGGAGGGCCCATTCACCAACAAGCTGGCCCCATCGAGCCGGCCTGATTGATTGAGATCGAAAATGGCGTGATCAACTCCAGCCGCAAGGCCGAGGTCATCGGCATGAAGTAATGGTGGCGTGCCGCTTTGAAAACGTTGTCGGGCGCTGAACCGCGCAGCGCGGCTCCAAATCAGGGCATTGAGAACTGTGGGCGTGAACACCAAAATGACCGTGCGAAGGATGGGTTGCATCCATGCCCCAAGGATCAAGGGCAGCAAGGCGCACACACTCAGGTTCACCGCGTACTGGAGCGCCAGCCAGCGGCGGGCAAAGCGTTTGCCACCGGTCTCCTCCCGGAAGGTCACCAACGCATGGCCCACATAGCCAGCCAGAGACGCCGCTAGAAAAGCGATCGGGTTGGCCA
The DNA window shown above is from Synechococcus sp. CC9902 and carries:
- a CDS encoding ChbG/HpnK family deacetylase; its protein translation is MNKTRLLGRLGRYGAVGIVAAAVHAVILLLLSNWISLSLANPIAFLAASLAGYVGHALVTFREETGGKRFARRWLALQYAVNLSVCALLPLILGAWMQPILRTVILVFTPTVLNALIWSRAARFSARQRFQSGTPPLLHADDLGLAAGVDHAIFDLNQSGRLDGASLLVNGPSAKTATDTWRQLPNPPALYLHLCLTEGPGDSANVDLPTSFGRLLLASWLPWQRRRLKPQIRRSLRQQISRYQQLTGTNEIHLDGHQHVHLIPMVLDTVLGLAQREQVTWIRTTAEPLPTNLPLHLWWDCFRQGGALKWLVLQCLTSLARPKLRAANMGTNQSFAGVLFTGRMTGAALECCWHTNHFQNTSENGSRAMLLIHPAQPGGGDVMQEHQFTESFAFFSSPQRQQEWQAIKNLKI